The following coding sequences are from one Virgibacillus necropolis window:
- a CDS encoding GNAT family N-acetyltransferase, with the protein MKIRKATMPDAEGIAKVHVDCWRTTYATIIPDEHLNKLSYERREELWKNNISNGDVFVVENEAGDIVGFSSGGKERTGKYPNYTGELYAIYILKEYQKMDWENYY; encoded by the coding sequence GTGAAAATAAGAAAGGCAACGATGCCTGATGCAGAAGGTATAGCTAAAGTACACGTGGATTGCTGGAGAACTACATACGCAACTATCATTCCAGATGAACACCTAAATAAGTTGTCTTATGAAAGACGAGAGGAGTTATGGAAAAACAATATTTCTAACGGTGATGTGTTTGTAGTGGAAAACGAAGCAGGTGATATTGTCGGTTTTTCATCAGGTGGTAAAGAAAGAACTGGTAAATACCCAAATTACACGGGTGAATTATATGCTATTTATATTTTAAAAGAATATCAAAAAATGGACTGGGAAAATTATTATTAA
- a CDS encoding LOG family protein has product METKNLAVFCGSSTGTDSIYIENAEKLGEELANRNRILIYGGAQVGCMGALADTSLRNGGSVVGVIPKKLKDVEIAHEQLTELHVVETMHERKSKMAELADGFVALPGGAGTLEEWFEVFTWSQLGYHAKPCGLLNVNGFFNPLIAMLDHTIEQGFMNKNYREMILVASDPKELLEKMDSYSPSYTAKWT; this is encoded by the coding sequence ATGGAAACCAAAAATCTTGCTGTATTCTGTGGTTCGAGTACAGGTACAGACAGTATTTATATTGAAAATGCAGAAAAGCTTGGAGAAGAATTAGCGAATAGAAATAGGATTTTGATTTATGGAGGAGCTCAAGTTGGATGTATGGGTGCTTTGGCTGATACATCTCTACGCAATGGGGGTAGTGTAGTGGGTGTGATTCCTAAAAAATTAAAGGATGTGGAAATCGCTCATGAGCAATTAACGGAACTTCATGTAGTTGAAACAATGCACGAACGCAAATCGAAAATGGCAGAGTTAGCCGATGGATTTGTCGCTCTGCCAGGAGGTGCAGGAACATTAGAAGAGTGGTTTGAAGTGTTTACTTGGTCACAGTTGGGTTATCACGCAAAGCCATGTGGATTATTAAACGTAAATGGCTTTTTCAACCCGTTAATCGCGATGTTAGACCATACGATTGAACAGGGTTTTATGAATAAAAATTACCGAGAAATGATACTTGTTGCTTCTGATCCTAAAGAGTTATTGGAGAAAATGGATTCTTATAGTCCAAGTTACACAGCAAAATGGACTTAA
- a CDS encoding MazG nucleotide pyrophosphohydrolase domain-containing protein, with protein sequence MEAKEFQKWIAEYYKSRGWADLDIFVRIAFLLEETGEVARAIRALEIGRDRPDEDASSFNEGKKHLTEELGDVLGNVVIIANKYNIDLEEVFLEHKNKLSNRYR encoded by the coding sequence ATGGAAGCAAAAGAATTTCAAAAATGGATTGCAGAATACTACAAATCGAGAGGTTGGGCTGATTTAGATATTTTTGTACGTATCGCCTTTTTATTAGAAGAGACAGGAGAAGTGGCGAGAGCAATTAGAGCCCTTGAAATAGGACGAGATCGTCCAGATGAGGATGCCAGTTCATTCAATGAGGGTAAGAAACATTTAACAGAAGAACTTGGAGATGTATTAGGTAATGTAGTTATAATTGCGAACAAATATAATATCGATTTAGAAGAAGTCTTTTTAGAACATAAAAATAAACTATCCAATAGATATCGTTAA